One stretch of Chthoniobacterales bacterium DNA includes these proteins:
- a CDS encoding carbohydrate porin: MKLRLSLAAVFVVFTFLPGAAQAEVGGTSRFWDYYDPRPSNYIGSREWWDGEAASGDWWNIRNMLKTENGIEFSLTYTNNIAGNVVGGKQRTATYTDNVGFGVALDLEKLVGWKGGSLTVSGLNRSGQSLSEIALANQFTVQQVYGGQTAMFYALAFEQKLLDDKVAIKLGRFATGDDFGSSPIYWLYMNNGIDGNPQALPVNTQFSAYPWAVWAARLRIDPTPEFNAMFGAYQVSSRVFDRAYHGLDWSIRPDDGVLFISQFGWTPEFFKRPVEQPAEADGKTLAGGKGADGKTAAKSFKQPVVTTMKGLPGHYWFGAYLSPWQFPQFGTLDKATNSYGFYWHMDQMVFQEAPGSDQGLTLWSAFVWSPQQNIAKLPFQVNGGAAYKGLIPTRDEDQTMLGVVYGEFSKDYARATQSAGGGYPDYELVFEFGHRVQFNKWLFVQPNLQYVINPGGTHTVPNALVLGAQCGVTF; the protein is encoded by the coding sequence TTACATCGGCTCGCGCGAGTGGTGGGATGGCGAGGCGGCGAGCGGTGATTGGTGGAACATTCGCAACATGCTCAAGACGGAGAACGGCATCGAATTCTCCCTCACCTACACGAACAACATCGCCGGCAACGTCGTCGGCGGCAAACAGCGCACGGCGACCTACACGGACAACGTCGGCTTTGGAGTCGCGCTCGATCTCGAGAAGCTCGTCGGCTGGAAGGGCGGCTCGCTCACCGTGAGCGGCCTGAATCGCTCGGGCCAGAGCCTTTCGGAGATCGCGCTCGCGAATCAGTTCACCGTCCAGCAGGTCTACGGCGGCCAGACGGCGATGTTTTACGCGCTGGCCTTCGAGCAGAAGCTTCTCGACGACAAGGTGGCCATCAAGCTCGGTCGTTTTGCGACCGGCGACGACTTCGGCAGCTCGCCGATCTACTGGCTCTACATGAACAACGGCATCGACGGGAACCCCCAGGCGCTGCCGGTGAACACGCAGTTCTCCGCGTATCCATGGGCTGTGTGGGCGGCGCGGCTGCGCATCGACCCGACGCCGGAGTTCAATGCCATGTTCGGCGCCTATCAGGTCTCCTCCCGCGTCTTCGATCGCGCCTATCACGGTCTGGACTGGAGCATTCGCCCCGATGATGGCGTGCTGTTCATCAGCCAGTTCGGATGGACTCCGGAGTTCTTCAAGCGGCCGGTCGAGCAGCCCGCGGAGGCCGACGGCAAGACGCTCGCCGGTGGCAAGGGGGCGGATGGCAAGACCGCGGCGAAGAGTTTCAAGCAGCCCGTCGTCACGACAATGAAGGGGCTGCCCGGTCATTACTGGTTCGGCGCGTATCTCTCTCCGTGGCAGTTCCCGCAGTTCGGCACGCTGGACAAGGCGACGAATTCCTACGGTTTCTACTGGCACATGGACCAGATGGTTTTCCAGGAAGCGCCGGGATCGGATCAGGGGCTCACGCTCTGGAGCGCGTTCGTGTGGTCGCCGCAGCAGAACATCGCGAAGCTTCCGTTCCAGGTGAACGGCGGCGCCGCCTACAAGGGGCTCATTCCCACGCGCGACGAGGATCAGACCATGCTCGGCGTCGTTTACGGTGAGTTCAGCAAGGACTACGCGCGCGCCACGCAATCCGCCGGCGGCGGCTATCCCGATTACGAGCTCGTCTTCGAATTCGGCCATCGCGTGCAGTTCAACAAGTGGCTCTTCGTGCAGCCGAATCTTCAATACGTCATCAATCCCGGCGGCACGCACACCGTGCCGAACGCCCTCGTGCTCGGCGCGCAGTGCGGCGTGACGTTTTGA